A portion of the Corynebacterium heidelbergense genome contains these proteins:
- a CDS encoding copper resistance CopC family protein, with amino-acid sequence MSVGLGGTAQAHDLVVRSYPENGSTITQPLDHIDLEFSGEPKDTFNTVALSRDGHVLVSAPPKTDGRKLSIDVPQSVPLSDGQYTVGYQITSSDGHSTRGSLEFNYDGPEREGSSESAAAPSETQAPEATASEAAQDNDRGGVPSWLLPVSGIVVVAGALAIAIARWRSLNKKD; translated from the coding sequence ATGAGCGTGGGGCTCGGTGGGACGGCCCAGGCCCACGATCTCGTCGTGCGTTCCTACCCGGAAAACGGCTCCACCATCACTCAGCCCCTGGACCACATCGATCTCGAGTTCTCCGGCGAGCCCAAGGACACCTTCAACACCGTTGCGCTCTCCCGCGACGGCCATGTTCTCGTGTCCGCCCCGCCGAAGACGGACGGCCGCAAGCTGAGCATCGACGTGCCCCAGTCCGTTCCGTTGAGCGACGGTCAGTACACCGTCGGCTACCAGATCACGTCCTCCGATGGACACTCCACCCGCGGCTCCCTGGAGTTTAACTACGACGGCCCCGAGCGCGAGGGAAGTTCCGAATCGGCTGCTGCACCATCCGAAACGCAGGCCCCCGAGGCAACGGCCAGCGAGGCCGCGCAGGACAACGACCGCGGGGGAGTTCCGTCCTGGCTGCTCCCCGTGAGCGGTATCGTCGTGGTAGCAGGAGCACTCGCGATCGCTATTGCCCGCTGGCGGTCCCTCAACAAGAAGGATTAG
- a CDS encoding glycosyltransferase translates to MAHEHRPEAHQHRPEAHIIIGPDEHGVVEYALGLHAHCPGALVREPDPARIADVRRRLAEFRRVHVTFTDHLFGPSPSQAVDNLLALVEGKKLSVSFHDVPQPAEGEQRYARRRAAYGRLVQRADVVVTNSRAEAAELAAAAADYGGWGEPARWRAKIGVVHLPLPQPGNANATDLQQQKQQPQQQQPHQQRPTHPEGTPAVLGILGFVYPGKGHEDVISALASLPQPRPVLRNLGGVSAGHEQFADSLHDLAGQGRVDYEHTGYLAQEELTRQMARVDIPVCAHRHVSASGSLMQWLAAGRRVLVAHSPYAREIAEDFGEQVVLVEPGEWSSAMAAAIKDPRFAARYEPRPWGWPEVANAVEARWAQQWGSATELALNPPAERVTGDGPTRRDASARSQPSVAVVMPYYQDPAGLDAVLGALGKQDYCGPLRVVLADDGSPDPLDPTVLQAQWDLPITCVRQEDRGFRAAAARNLGARAADAADILLFLDGDTVPESRYVSAMVEALDEDPRAVVVGARAHDVPGQAQPSVPEWLAEGWRSTVNLREAGETSFRFLISATWGMWRNFFDECGGFDATLIGYGGEDWELAWQAWQRGGVLRHQPLARAVHRGADWAGRSEGALDRACVEKNAETVALAHRIAHPEFRPPGVLFDVPEIVFHLGPLDPGMRPGHLALGIQRLLQCADCTIHINPADAPDPRRSAPHPPWWAAELASVRELYAADPRVQWHSDPTGSSAETGARLRGQSRFSVDIVDLNRFLAALRARARAEQTDEGTSLATALTHVARRGGRAQWWVSTPQTGEEKRERVLVLVAEVVSTRRRAWERLERAGRRVTLPGPVGLFSDLPDEDLGEGDLAETAAPLRLEALFGKWH, encoded by the coding sequence ATGGCCCACGAACACCGGCCCGAGGCCCATCAACACCGGCCCGAAGCGCACATCATCATCGGACCCGACGAGCACGGTGTGGTGGAGTACGCCCTCGGCCTTCACGCGCACTGCCCCGGCGCGCTCGTGCGGGAACCCGACCCAGCGCGGATCGCCGATGTGCGCCGGAGGCTGGCGGAGTTCCGCCGGGTCCACGTGACCTTCACGGATCACCTCTTCGGGCCCTCGCCCAGCCAGGCGGTAGATAATCTGCTCGCCCTCGTGGAGGGCAAGAAGCTATCGGTGAGCTTCCACGATGTGCCCCAACCTGCCGAGGGCGAGCAGCGCTACGCCCGGCGCCGCGCAGCGTATGGCCGGTTGGTCCAGCGCGCGGACGTTGTGGTGACGAACTCCCGGGCGGAGGCCGCGGAGTTGGCCGCCGCGGCCGCCGACTATGGCGGGTGGGGCGAGCCCGCACGCTGGCGCGCGAAAATTGGGGTGGTGCACCTGCCGTTACCGCAGCCGGGCAACGCCAACGCCACGGATCTCCAGCAGCAAAAGCAGCAACCACAGCAGCAGCAACCACATCAGCAGCGGCCGACTCACCCTGAGGGCACCCCGGCGGTCCTGGGCATCCTGGGATTCGTGTACCCCGGCAAGGGCCACGAGGACGTCATCTCCGCCCTCGCTAGCCTGCCCCAGCCCCGGCCTGTGCTGCGCAACCTCGGCGGCGTCTCCGCCGGGCACGAGCAATTCGCGGACTCGCTCCACGACCTGGCGGGCCAAGGTCGCGTAGATTACGAGCACACGGGCTACCTCGCGCAGGAGGAGCTGACGCGTCAGATGGCCCGCGTGGACATCCCGGTGTGCGCGCACCGGCACGTCTCGGCCTCGGGGTCCCTCATGCAGTGGCTCGCGGCCGGTCGGCGCGTGCTGGTGGCTCACAGCCCCTACGCCCGGGAGATTGCCGAGGATTTTGGCGAGCAGGTGGTGCTCGTGGAGCCCGGAGAATGGTCCAGTGCCATGGCCGCAGCGATCAAGGATCCACGCTTTGCAGCCCGGTACGAGCCGCGGCCCTGGGGATGGCCGGAGGTGGCCAACGCCGTGGAGGCGCGGTGGGCCCAGCAGTGGGGAAGCGCGACTGAGCTGGCGCTGAACCCGCCGGCCGAGCGGGTAACCGGGGACGGGCCCACCCGCCGTGACGCCTCGGCCCGGTCCCAGCCATCGGTGGCGGTGGTCATGCCGTACTACCAGGACCCGGCGGGCCTGGATGCGGTGCTTGGGGCACTAGGGAAGCAGGATTATTGCGGGCCCCTGCGGGTGGTCCTCGCCGACGATGGATCCCCGGATCCCCTGGACCCAACGGTTTTGCAGGCCCAGTGGGATCTGCCCATCACCTGTGTACGGCAGGAAGACCGTGGGTTCCGCGCTGCCGCGGCCCGCAATCTCGGGGCCCGTGCGGCCGATGCAGCAGACATCCTGCTGTTCCTCGACGGGGATACGGTGCCGGAATCGCGGTATGTCTCGGCAATGGTGGAGGCCTTGGACGAGGACCCCCGGGCCGTCGTGGTGGGTGCTCGCGCCCACGATGTTCCCGGGCAGGCGCAGCCCAGCGTCCCAGAGTGGCTGGCGGAGGGGTGGCGGAGCACCGTGAATCTGCGTGAGGCGGGGGAGACGAGCTTCCGTTTTCTCATCTCTGCGACCTGGGGGATGTGGCGGAATTTCTTCGACGAGTGTGGGGGTTTCGACGCCACCCTGATCGGATACGGCGGAGAGGATTGGGAACTGGCGTGGCAGGCATGGCAGCGGGGAGGGGTGCTGCGCCATCAGCCGCTAGCACGGGCTGTTCACCGTGGCGCCGACTGGGCGGGACGATCCGAGGGAGCTCTGGACCGGGCCTGCGTGGAGAAAAATGCCGAGACGGTGGCGCTGGCCCACCGCATTGCCCATCCCGAGTTTCGCCCACCGGGTGTCCTGTTCGACGTCCCGGAGATCGTCTTTCACCTCGGCCCCCTGGATCCAGGCATGCGGCCCGGCCACCTTGCCTTGGGGATCCAGCGGCTATTGCAGTGCGCCGATTGCACGATCCATATCAATCCCGCAGACGCGCCCGATCCCCGCCGATCCGCGCCGCACCCGCCGTGGTGGGCCGCGGAGTTGGCTAGCGTCCGGGAGCTCTACGCCGCCGATCCACGGGTGCAGTGGCATTCGGACCCGACCGGATCCAGCGCCGAGACTGGGGCGCGTCTGCGCGGACAAAGCCGCTTTAGCGTGGACATCGTGGACTTGAACCGTTTCCTCGCCGCCCTGCGGGCGCGGGCCCGCGCGGAGCAGACCGACGAGGGCACCAGCCTGGCCACCGCGTTAACCCACGTGGCCCGCCGGGGTGGCCGGGCCCAGTGGTGGGTAAGCACGCCCCAAACCGGCGAGGAAAAACGTGAACGCGTACTGGTCTTGGTAGCAGAAGTAGTCAGTACCCGCAGGCGGGCCTGGGAGCGCCTGGAGCGCGCCGGGCGACGGGTGACGCTCCCCGGGCCCGTGGGGCTGTTCAGCGACCTGCCGGATGAGGACCTGGGGGAGGGGGACCTGGCGGAGACCGCCGCACCGCTGCGGTTAGAGGCGCTCTTTGGGAAGTGGCACTAG
- a CDS encoding WcbI family polysaccharide biosynthesis putative acetyltransferase: protein MAHRGEGTPEHMDYLQQLAEDPGRRQHYGEFYGLKLAFPPPGEDGEAAALPRVTVVGNCQAESLRIVLSSTQAIRSHRVPPIHEWVPSDLPSVYATLAATDVLVMQPVRSDYRGMPIGTTQLQQHLPATASTVIYPVLRWDGLTPYQAIVRSPLEPGLDPPVLPYHDLRILVAAATGGRQPVAPQAGQQALTIVAEESVEQLRRRESAAGAVQMSDVLARHPVWHTINHPDNETLRTMGDRVFAQIREAESRGTRAHISSSAGTAGEGACRAPADREMLGRIDSPLEPAALTALGMDLDAGDPRWQLSQRQSWRVDGREVRADELFAEHMAFYREHPEIVEAGLLRHRDKLELLGFGPYLPR from the coding sequence GTGGCCCACCGAGGAGAGGGGACTCCCGAGCACATGGACTACCTACAGCAACTGGCCGAGGACCCCGGCCGTCGGCAACACTACGGCGAGTTCTACGGCCTTAAGCTCGCCTTCCCGCCGCCGGGCGAGGACGGCGAGGCCGCAGCACTGCCCCGGGTCACGGTCGTGGGTAACTGTCAGGCGGAATCTTTACGGATCGTGCTGAGCAGCACGCAGGCTATCCGCTCCCACCGGGTGCCGCCTATCCATGAGTGGGTCCCCAGCGATTTGCCCAGCGTCTACGCCACCCTCGCGGCCACCGATGTGCTCGTCATGCAGCCGGTGCGCTCAGACTACCGGGGCATGCCCATCGGCACGACGCAACTCCAACAACACCTACCAGCCACGGCGTCAACCGTCATCTACCCGGTGCTGCGGTGGGATGGGCTGACCCCCTATCAGGCCATCGTTCGCTCGCCGCTGGAACCGGGGCTGGATCCCCCGGTTTTGCCCTATCACGACCTGCGCATCCTCGTCGCCGCTGCAACCGGCGGACGGCAGCCGGTGGCCCCCCAGGCAGGCCAGCAGGCCCTGACAATCGTGGCGGAGGAGTCCGTGGAGCAGCTACGGCGACGCGAATCTGCGGCAGGGGCCGTGCAGATGAGCGATGTGCTCGCGCGCCATCCGGTGTGGCACACCATCAACCACCCGGACAACGAGACGCTGCGCACGATGGGGGACCGGGTCTTCGCGCAGATCCGGGAAGCCGAGAGTCGTGGCACCCGCGCGCACATAAGTAGTTCCGCGGGGACGGCGGGGGAGGGGGCCTGCCGGGCCCCGGCCGATCGGGAGATGCTGGGGCGCATCGACTCGCCCCTGGAGCCCGCGGCGCTCACCGCGCTGGGTATGGACCTGGACGCGGGGGACCCCCGCTGGCAGCTAAGCCAGCGGCAGAGCTGGCGGGTCGATGGCCGGGAGGTCCGCGCCGACGAGCTGTTCGCCGAGCATATGGCCTTCTACCGAGAGCATCCCGAGATCGTGGAGGCCGGGCTGCTGCGTCACCGGGATAAGTTGGAGCTACTGGGCTTTGGACCCTACCTACCGCGCTGA
- a CDS encoding glycosyltransferase encodes MTGVGAGESAESERGRRAQPSDRPSTSPPRGCSPTTATILSIPAGHPYVRALQPSGGWSDVRILPDPIVDARDPQRWWPHPALQAQWWADNYPVEHPLEPHLRQPTKNSAEPVDPVDAVHVHFGFEHLSVAEVEDFVAALQERHIPLVVTVHDVDNPHLALPEQQADHRRRLGVLLAAAQCILTLSRGAQEEIERRYGRTPTVVAHPPIVPNPQAVPHLVTRGAEEPGRCGLEHRTVGVFLKSLRSNVVRNPAFYRDLAAHIHPAKLRVFVHEDQVDDELIHHLRSNREYIDARVHPPMPDEELYRQIRALDAVVLPYERGTHSGWLRMCEDLGVPVAVPDCGFFLSQADPASHVREYPTGDGRAAGVELRELLVNPAAGVRPDSRAVVDVVGFHYQLYRELHSQRLQTDTS; translated from the coding sequence ATGACAGGTGTGGGCGCCGGCGAAAGCGCAGAGAGCGAGCGCGGCCGTCGCGCTCAGCCGTCGGACCGACCCTCCACATCTCCCCCTCGCGGCTGCTCCCCCACCACTGCAACGATCCTGTCCATTCCGGCTGGGCACCCCTATGTCCGCGCGCTGCAGCCGTCCGGTGGCTGGTCAGATGTGCGGATTCTTCCCGATCCCATTGTGGACGCCAGGGACCCCCAGCGCTGGTGGCCGCATCCGGCTCTGCAGGCGCAGTGGTGGGCCGATAACTATCCCGTAGAGCATCCCCTAGAGCCGCACTTGCGTCAGCCGACGAAGAATTCGGCGGAGCCCGTGGATCCCGTGGACGCCGTGCACGTCCACTTCGGCTTCGAGCACCTCAGCGTGGCAGAGGTAGAGGATTTCGTCGCGGCGCTCCAGGAGCGACACATCCCGCTCGTGGTGACCGTACACGACGTGGATAACCCCCACCTGGCCCTGCCCGAACAGCAAGCCGATCACCGTCGGCGGTTGGGAGTACTTCTGGCTGCGGCGCAGTGCATCCTCACGCTCTCCCGTGGGGCCCAGGAAGAGATCGAGCGCAGGTATGGGCGCACACCCACGGTGGTTGCCCATCCCCCCATCGTCCCGAACCCCCAGGCCGTCCCCCACCTCGTCACGCGGGGCGCGGAGGAGCCGGGGCGGTGCGGGCTGGAACACCGCACGGTGGGGGTCTTCCTTAAATCTCTGCGCTCCAACGTGGTGCGCAATCCGGCGTTCTACCGGGACCTGGCCGCTCACATCCACCCGGCCAAACTCCGCGTCTTCGTCCACGAAGATCAGGTGGATGACGAGTTGATCCACCATCTGCGCAGCAACCGGGAGTACATCGATGCGCGCGTGCATCCCCCCATGCCCGATGAGGAGCTCTACCGCCAGATTCGAGCGCTGGATGCGGTGGTGTTGCCCTACGAACGTGGGACACATTCCGGGTGGTTGCGCATGTGCGAGGACCTAGGGGTGCCCGTGGCGGTCCCGGACTGCGGATTCTTTCTCTCCCAAGCAGACCCGGCATCGCATGTACGGGAGTACCCCACGGGGGACGGCCGCGCGGCCGGAGTGGAGCTTCGAGAGCTGCTAGTCAACCCCGCTGCGGGGGTGAGGCCCGATAGCCGTGCAGTTGTCGATGTGGTGGGTTTCCACTACCAGTTATACCGGGAGTTGCATTCACAACGGCTGCAAACTGACACCAGCTAA
- a CDS encoding glycosyltransferase, giving the protein MTTTEKAFTQPSPSAACTTFRPLKIAFIGPARFPIREPYAGGLEAFCHILVKTLRTHGHDVDFYAARGSDGHVTSLEFPTVDWTDHHQQATDDSYPPGSRELEDLAFRRTMDHIAETDYDLVHNNSLHPSVFDVAAHHNLLTTLHTPPVPDMQDAILAAGDCAGSFAAVSAATAGAWRLPSQPSVIHNGVDCGQWKLGPGGPHAIWFGRIVPEKGPHVAIDAARAAGLPLIIVGRVGNPMYFRSEIAPRLGPDVMWLGVLPHSKLASLVGRCCVTFVTPRWDEPFGMVAIESLACGTPVAAIGRGGVTSVLAGLPIDVADDPNARPSSAAVAGVGLADAAEAALPGGRGSGLARALLGGGLAPTHRRRAHDAQAGDLLAEGKTTEQHLADQLAQIALTVRNYERQAFRDYAVQNFALPLLTERYVELYRRTTS; this is encoded by the coding sequence TTGACCACCACCGAAAAGGCGTTTACCCAACCATCGCCTTCTGCGGCGTGCACCACTTTCCGTCCCCTGAAGATTGCCTTTATCGGCCCTGCACGCTTTCCCATTCGCGAGCCCTATGCCGGGGGCTTGGAAGCATTTTGCCACATCCTGGTCAAGACCCTGCGCACCCACGGCCATGACGTAGATTTCTACGCCGCTCGGGGCTCCGACGGCCACGTCACCTCCCTGGAATTCCCCACCGTGGATTGGACGGATCACCATCAGCAGGCCACAGATGATTCCTACCCGCCAGGATCCCGGGAGCTCGAGGACCTGGCCTTCCGCCGCACCATGGATCACATCGCCGAAACCGACTATGACCTGGTACACAACAACAGCCTGCATCCCAGCGTCTTCGACGTGGCCGCCCACCACAATCTCCTGACCACCCTGCACACGCCACCGGTCCCGGACATGCAGGACGCTATCCTCGCCGCCGGGGATTGCGCCGGGTCCTTCGCTGCGGTGAGCGCCGCCACCGCCGGGGCCTGGCGCCTGCCCTCCCAGCCCTCAGTTATTCACAATGGGGTGGATTGTGGGCAATGGAAGCTCGGCCCCGGTGGCCCACACGCTATTTGGTTCGGACGCATTGTTCCGGAAAAAGGGCCGCACGTTGCGATAGACGCCGCCCGTGCCGCTGGATTACCACTCATCATTGTGGGACGAGTGGGAAATCCGATGTACTTTCGATCGGAAATTGCGCCCCGGCTCGGACCGGACGTCATGTGGTTGGGGGTCCTGCCTCATTCCAAACTCGCGAGCCTCGTCGGCCGTTGCTGCGTGACTTTCGTCACTCCCCGGTGGGATGAACCCTTCGGAATGGTCGCGATCGAATCCCTTGCCTGCGGCACCCCCGTGGCCGCCATCGGCCGGGGAGGGGTCACCTCCGTTTTAGCCGGACTGCCAATTGATGTAGCCGACGATCCGAACGCCCGCCCTAGCTCAGCCGCGGTGGCCGGGGTTGGGCTCGCGGACGCTGCCGAAGCCGCCCTACCCGGCGGTCGTGGCAGCGGCCTGGCCCGGGCCTTGCTCGGCGGAGGCCTGGCCCCCACTCACCGCCGACGGGCCCACGACGCGCAGGCCGGGGACCTCCTCGCGGAAGGCAAGACCACCGAACAGCACCTCGCCGACCAGTTGGCCCAGATCGCCCTCACCGTGCGCAACTACGAGCGCCAGGCCTTCCGGGATTACGCCGTCCAGAACTTTGCACTGCCGCTGCTCACCGAACGCTATGTCGAGCTCTACCGCCGGACCACGTCATGA
- a CDS encoding glycosyltransferase: protein MIAPPPSSPIGSAAECGPVGLYAHHAGSGHLHRCAAIARELNKRGVRTEILSSRDPGTGVHLPLDLRKPRTATTDASPNAAGAAGSDAADLLAAAPEAYVDPTAHGSLHWAPLGVPGYTHRMAVIAQWIQEHRPAAMYVDVSVEVAALCRLLGVPVVTLAMPGSRQDAPHQLGYQQAHAILAGWPNWVPTPAHLHRWADKLAPVGGLTRFEGRPRPPRTATATATAPDDHRAPLITVLQGSGGDSWTEAYWEDVFRSHSAYRWQLLGGSRRVADPFPSLCSSDLVIAAAGQNSVADIAAAQVPAILLPQHRPYDEQQATARLLQRAGLAHIVWDLPGATQWEPHLQAAWRLGDGAQTGRTRGCEWEHWQVSGATARAAEVIAQVASGGRLSGAMTALAHTREPLTRPQPPVCIVTLATVSRADHLRRQHRSVQMFAQGAGSGVDQREVRHLCVALDSAAELRAALSDAPDLEIVDLPTDPSDTGHGPSSIRLAAARNYAAEQAIDRVGRDGIVVFLDADCLASAELIERYASAVAVPKGAEHAGAAVVATGPVTYLTEEQTRGIASFLDALPPNDAVGEAERGTLAELQAAAHRPHAARPRPGSGEGWESTPGDYDVFWSLSFALTGRTWVHIRERFGGFDEGFRGYGGEDTDFGFNLRREGIRLLWVGGADAYHQHHPVSSPPWEHLSEIVENANRFYAKWGRWPMEGWLSAFERAGAVAFVPPDATGRRGLTLKQRARD, encoded by the coding sequence ATGATCGCCCCACCCCCGTCCTCCCCCATTGGGTCGGCCGCCGAGTGCGGCCCCGTTGGCCTGTATGCCCATCACGCCGGCAGCGGGCACCTCCACCGCTGCGCCGCTATCGCCCGCGAGCTGAACAAGCGGGGCGTGCGCACGGAGATTCTCTCCAGCCGGGATCCGGGTACTGGCGTCCACCTGCCCCTGGACCTCCGCAAACCACGAACTGCAACAACAGATGCCTCCCCAAACGCCGCTGGCGCCGCCGGATCGGACGCCGCCGACTTGCTCGCCGCAGCACCCGAGGCCTACGTGGATCCCACGGCTCACGGCAGCCTCCACTGGGCCCCGCTGGGCGTACCCGGGTACACCCACCGCATGGCGGTCATCGCACAGTGGATCCAGGAGCACCGGCCTGCAGCGATGTACGTGGATGTGTCCGTGGAGGTTGCGGCCCTCTGTCGGCTTCTCGGCGTGCCAGTCGTCACGCTGGCGATGCCCGGATCCCGGCAGGATGCGCCCCACCAACTCGGCTACCAGCAGGCCCACGCGATCCTTGCCGGGTGGCCGAACTGGGTACCGACCCCCGCCCACCTGCACCGCTGGGCGGATAAGCTCGCCCCCGTCGGCGGGCTCACCCGTTTCGAGGGCCGCCCCCGGCCACCCCGCACCGCGACCGCAACTGCGACCGCGCCCGACGATCATCGGGCACCCCTGATCACCGTATTGCAGGGCAGCGGCGGGGACAGTTGGACCGAGGCCTACTGGGAGGACGTCTTCCGTTCCCACAGCGCTTACCGCTGGCAACTGCTCGGCGGCAGCCGACGAGTCGCAGATCCCTTCCCCTCCCTGTGTTCCAGCGACCTCGTCATCGCCGCAGCAGGGCAGAACTCGGTCGCAGACATCGCCGCCGCCCAGGTGCCGGCCATCCTCCTGCCCCAGCACCGCCCCTACGACGAGCAGCAGGCCACCGCCCGCCTCCTTCAGCGCGCCGGCCTGGCCCATATCGTGTGGGACCTACCGGGCGCTACGCAGTGGGAGCCCCACCTGCAGGCGGCGTGGCGGCTGGGTGATGGTGCCCAGACCGGGCGGACGCGAGGTTGCGAGTGGGAGCACTGGCAGGTCTCGGGGGCCACCGCCCGGGCCGCCGAGGTCATCGCCCAGGTTGCGAGCGGGGGTCGGCTCAGCGGGGCCATGACAGCCCTGGCCCACACCCGCGAACCCCTCACGCGTCCGCAGCCCCCCGTGTGCATCGTGACCCTCGCGACGGTCTCCCGCGCCGATCATCTCCGGCGCCAACACCGTAGCGTTCAGATGTTCGCGCAGGGGGCGGGCAGCGGCGTCGATCAGCGCGAGGTCCGCCACCTCTGCGTGGCCTTGGACTCCGCCGCCGAACTGCGCGCCGCGCTTTCGGATGCCCCCGACCTAGAGATTGTGGACCTGCCCACCGATCCGTCCGACACCGGTCACGGCCCCTCCTCCATCCGGCTAGCGGCCGCGCGGAACTACGCCGCCGAGCAGGCCATCGACCGGGTGGGGCGCGATGGGATTGTGGTGTTTTTGGACGCCGATTGCCTCGCGTCCGCCGAACTCATCGAACGCTACGCCTCAGCGGTAGCCGTGCCGAAGGGCGCGGAGCATGCGGGCGCCGCAGTAGTGGCAACGGGGCCGGTGACCTACCTCACGGAGGAACAGACCCGGGGCATCGCCAGCTTCCTGGATGCTCTGCCCCCCAACGACGCGGTCGGTGAAGCAGAACGCGGAACGCTGGCCGAGCTGCAGGCGGCAGCCCACCGCCCCCACGCGGCGCGGCCCCGGCCGGGCTCGGGGGAAGGTTGGGAATCCACCCCGGGGGACTATGACGTTTTCTGGTCGCTGTCGTTTGCCCTGACAGGACGAACGTGGGTGCATATCCGCGAGCGTTTCGGGGGCTTCGACGAGGGCTTTCGTGGATATGGCGGGGAGGATACGGATTTCGGATTCAACCTGCGCCGGGAGGGGATCCGGCTGCTGTGGGTCGGCGGGGCCGATGCCTACCACCAGCACCATCCGGTCAGCTCGCCACCGTGGGAACACCTGTCGGAGATCGTCGAGAACGCCAATCGCTTCTACGCGAAGTGGGGCCGGTGGCCGATGGAGGGGTGGCTGTCCGCCTTCGAGCGGGCCGGGGCCGTAGCTTTCGTTCCGCCGGACGCGACCGGGCGTAGGGGGCTGACCCTAAAGCAACGTGCCCGGGATTGA
- a CDS encoding glycosyltransferase family 87 protein, translating into MVRSSSRATKAPTQSPGVAKTTPQLSGRQASTVLALVMWPLAAMSFIHKVLLVPQNKHETDDFTTVWEALHRFRAGIPVYSENYNTVDPHYLYSPGGTLLLSPLTALPGPGLGRLFYIAVNGGAIVAALAVLTVMFGHRLRGGVWPTAIFALFGTEAVYNTLLFSNNNGILLLFLVGFIHLLLHRRDILAGILIGLAITIKPQFAPLLFLPLVRKQWAVFAGGLGVPVLFNLAAWPLMTQPQEYVTELVPYLGQVRDYANSSIQGVGAYFGIPGPLILLLRVIAMLFVAVAVLLLLRYRERDELMWATTTSSILLAGVFLISNLGQMYYSMLLVPLLFTVTRSRSVMHNPVAWLGIYWCMSSDVWFSDRWEWPGRIVEFCRGTVGWALLIIAVGTTAAVWWMQDRRTARRPAPSSDDDRSSPTRSPTSTKEGDSTHDGLSQSHR; encoded by the coding sequence ATGGTTAGGTCATCTTCGCGCGCCACGAAGGCGCCCACTCAGTCCCCGGGAGTTGCAAAGACCACCCCACAGCTTTCCGGGCGACAGGCATCCACCGTGCTCGCCCTCGTGATGTGGCCACTGGCCGCCATGAGCTTCATCCACAAGGTTCTGCTGGTTCCCCAAAACAAGCACGAGACGGACGACTTCACCACGGTCTGGGAGGCCCTCCACCGCTTCCGGGCGGGGATCCCGGTCTACTCGGAGAACTACAACACCGTGGACCCGCACTACCTCTACTCCCCCGGCGGCACCCTGCTGCTCAGTCCGCTGACCGCGCTGCCGGGCCCGGGCCTGGGCAGGCTGTTCTACATCGCCGTCAACGGCGGGGCCATCGTCGCCGCTCTTGCCGTGCTGACCGTCATGTTCGGCCACCGACTTCGCGGGGGCGTGTGGCCGACCGCAATCTTTGCGCTTTTCGGCACGGAAGCGGTGTACAACACCCTCCTGTTCTCCAACAACAACGGGATCCTCCTGCTCTTCCTCGTCGGGTTTATCCACCTGCTGCTGCACCGCAGGGATATCCTCGCCGGGATTCTCATCGGCCTGGCCATCACGATCAAACCCCAATTCGCGCCTCTGCTCTTCCTGCCCCTGGTTCGCAAGCAATGGGCGGTTTTCGCCGGCGGCCTGGGTGTTCCCGTGCTGTTCAATCTCGCCGCGTGGCCCCTGATGACCCAACCCCAGGAGTACGTCACCGAGCTGGTGCCCTACTTGGGGCAGGTGCGCGATTACGCGAACTCCAGCATTCAGGGCGTGGGGGCCTATTTCGGCATCCCGGGTCCCTTAATTCTGCTGCTGCGCGTCATTGCCATGCTCTTCGTTGCCGTGGCGGTTCTGCTGCTGTTGCGCTACCGCGAGCGAGATGAGCTGATGTGGGCCACCACGACGAGCTCCATTTTGCTGGCGGGTGTCTTCCTCATCTCCAACCTGGGGCAGATGTACTACTCCATGCTCCTTGTCCCGCTGCTGTTTACCGTGACACGTTCCCGTTCGGTCATGCACAACCCGGTGGCGTGGCTGGGGATTTACTGGTGCATGAGTTCGGATGTGTGGTTCTCGGACCGGTGGGAGTGGCCCGGACGCATCGTGGAATTTTGCCGAGGCACTGTAGGTTGGGCCCTATTGATCATCGCCGTCGGCACCACGGCCGCCGTCTGGTGGATGCAGGACCGCCGGACCGCACGGCGCCCGGCACCCAGCAGCGATGATGATCGTTCTTCCCCCACCCGCAGCCCCACATCCACTAAGGAGGGCGACAGCACCCATGATGGACTTTCGCAATCTCACCGATGA
- the msrB gene encoding peptide-methionine (R)-S-oxide reductase MsrB, producing MDFRNLTDEQWRERLDTEEFRVLRRAGTEAPFTGEYTDTETPGIYRCRACGAELFRSTEKFHSHCGWPSFFDPADSSAVELREDNSLGMRRVEVLCSRCHSHLGHVFEGEGYDTPTDQRYCINSVCLTLDSTPEQESPA from the coding sequence ATGGACTTTCGCAATCTCACCGATGAGCAGTGGCGCGAACGCCTCGATACCGAGGAGTTTCGCGTACTGCGCCGCGCCGGGACGGAGGCCCCCTTTACCGGGGAGTACACGGACACGGAAACGCCCGGCATTTACCGCTGCCGGGCCTGCGGTGCCGAGCTTTTCCGCTCCACAGAGAAGTTCCACTCGCATTGCGGGTGGCCAAGTTTCTTCGATCCCGCGGACTCCTCGGCCGTGGAGCTGCGGGAGGATAACTCCCTGGGGATGCGGCGGGTAGAAGTCCTCTGTTCCCGGTGCCACTCCCACTTGGGCCACGTCTTCGAGGGGGAAGGCTACGACACCCCCACCGACCAGCGCTACTGCATCAACAGTGTATGCCTCACCCTAGACAGCACCCCTGAGCAGGAGTCCCCCGCTTAA